CACGATTGAAGCTCTGCTTTACGACCGAGCTTTATCCCTAGCCCGCGAAGTTACTATCGATGGGTTAACCCAGATTGCTAATCGCCGAGCCTTTGACCAAAGATTAGAAATAGAATGGCAACGCTTAGCTAGAGAACATTTGCCATTGTCTTTGTTACTGTGTGACGTAGATTTTTTTAAGCGCTATAACGATCGCTACGGACATCCTGCGGGAGATGATTGTTTACGGACAGTAGCCAAGGCGATCGATGCTTGTATTCGTCGTCCAGCCGATCTTGCTGCTCGTTATGGTGGAGAGGAGTTTGCGGTGATTTTGCCAAATACTCTCAAAGAAGGGGCTACTTTTATTGCTGAAGAAATTTGTCACGCTATTGGTGTGTTACGTATTCCCCACGAAGCCTCTTTTGTCAAAGATCGAGTTTCCGTCAGTATTGGTATATCTACCGCTATGCCCGAAAGAACTGTACATCCAAGAAGCATCATTGAATCGGCGGACAAGGGTTTATATCTAGCTAAAAATCAAGGACGCGATCGCGCTGTATATAGTAGTAACTATTAACCATATCCAAACCCAAATAGTGTGAGGCGGCGCGATGCGCCGCCTCACACTATTTGGGTTTGGATTTTAATTCACGAAAGTGTGACTACATTTTTGTGAATTAAAATCCAAACCCAGTAAGGGTTTTCAAAACACAAAATGGCTACGCCATTTTGTGTTTTGGTATTAGTTTATTTTGAGGCGATCGCCTGTTCGATCTTGACTTCATTTAGACAACTTCCACTTTGCTCAAATTCAGTAATATTGGCAAGTGTGGTTTCAGCAATATTAGCTAAAGCATGACTGGTAAAGAAAGCCTGATGTCCCGTCACAATCACATTGGGGAAAGTTAACAAGCGTTGAAATGTATCATCTTGAATAACTTCATTGGATAAATCTTCAAAAAACAAGTCTGCTTCCTGTTCGTATACATCAATGCCAAGATAGCCAATTGCACCTGATTTCAGCCCATTGATCGCAGCTTGAGTGTCAATCAACCCACCCCGACTAGTATTAATCAGCATTGTGCCAGCTTTCATTTGAGCGATCGCTTCTGTATTAATCAGATGATGTGAGTCAGGTGTCAGGGGACAATGGAGCGAAATAATATCTGACTGGGCAAATAGTTCGGATATTTGCACATAGGTCATTCCCATATCTAAGCAAGCAGAATTCTGATAAGCATCATAGCCAATTAATTTACAACCAAATCCCCGCATAATCTGAGCAAAAATTGCCCCAATCCGACCAGTTCCAATTACACCAACCGTTGCCCCATGCAGATCGAAACCGAGC
This genomic stretch from Pseudanabaena galeata CCNP1313 harbors:
- a CDS encoding diguanylate cyclase; the encoded protein is METENPQLVTTEQLFLAKIEHLEQEIQVLRTQNIILREHLDAKITQGEQLTQANHRLQTEIIDRQQTETALRLLLDRLSSEMNDLEIILDTTTSHSDTIEALLYDRALSLAREVTIDGLTQIANRRAFDQRLEIEWQRLAREHLPLSLLLCDVDFFKRYNDRYGHPAGDDCLRTVAKAIDACIRRPADLAARYGGEEFAVILPNTLKEGATFIAEEICHAIGVLRIPHEASFVKDRVSVSIGISTAMPERTVHPRSIIESADKGLYLAKNQGRDRAVYSSNY
- a CDS encoding 2-hydroxyacid dehydrogenase yields the protein MKTAFFNTKSYDRQSFNTANKQHQHEIIFFECHLSHETVSLAAGYSAVCIFINDYLDTEMLEKLAQGGTKLIALRSAGFNHVDLTAASHLGLTIVRVPAYSPYAVAEHAVALILSLNRKVHRAYNRVREGNFSIEGLLGFDLHGATVGVIGTGRIGAIFAQIMRGFGCKLIGYDAYQNSACLDMGMTYVQISELFAQSDIISLHCPLTPDSHHLINTEAIAQMKAGTMLINTSRGGLIDTQAAINGLKSGAIGYLGIDVYEQEADLFFEDLSNEVIQDDTFQRLLTFPNVIVTGHQAFFTSHALANIAETTLANITEFEQSGSCLNEVKIEQAIASK